One part of the Spiribacter salinus M19-40 genome encodes these proteins:
- the hda gene encoding DnaA regulatory inactivator Hda: MTDSASTSPQLALDFRWDTRADFASFVADGNTEAVSALRTVGVPASPWMYVWGQPGTGKSHLMQAACGEAGRTGATAVYVPLADYPRATPDLLEGLERVTLVVLDDLHCIAGKAAWEEAVFHLHNRLRDAGGQLIVAAAVGPDSLGLGLADLVSRLQALLQFRLSPPDDARRRQILSRAAGQRGLALPQASADYLLRHEARDLRHLLAWLDRLDAASLQSGRRLTVPFIKTILGAPPPA, translated from the coding sequence ATGACGGACAGCGCCTCGACTTCGCCACAGCTGGCGCTTGATTTCCGCTGGGATACCCGTGCGGACTTTGCGAGTTTCGTTGCCGACGGCAATACCGAAGCGGTGAGTGCACTGCGAACGGTGGGCGTGCCGGCATCACCCTGGATGTATGTGTGGGGGCAGCCGGGGACGGGCAAAAGCCATTTAATGCAGGCGGCGTGCGGTGAGGCGGGCCGAACCGGCGCGACGGCGGTTTATGTGCCGCTGGCGGATTACCCCCGCGCCACGCCGGATCTGCTTGAGGGCCTTGAGCGCGTGACGCTGGTGGTCTTGGATGATCTGCACTGCATCGCCGGCAAAGCGGCGTGGGAAGAGGCGGTGTTTCACTTGCATAATCGACTTCGGGATGCCGGTGGCCAACTGATTGTGGCGGCAGCGGTTGGGCCCGATTCCCTGGGGCTGGGGCTGGCCGATCTGGTTTCGCGATTGCAGGCGCTGCTGCAGTTTCGTCTATCCCCGCCGGATGATGCCCGCCGCCGTCAAATTCTCTCCCGGGCCGCCGGACAGCGCGGGCTGGCGCTTCCTCAGGCCAGCGCCGACTACTTGTTGCGCCATGAGGCCCGCGACCTGCGTCATTTGCTCGCGTGGCTGGACCGGCTGGATGCGGCCTCTCTGCAAAGCGGCCGACGCCTGACGGTGCCGTTCATCAAAACGATCCTCGGGGCGCCGCCACCCGCTTAA
- a CDS encoding DUF2069 domain-containing protein, protein MAQTEPGGDTATHVASTPLYRVAVGCYIGLIVLLGAWLVWLAPPPPGLLSPLLIVFLLPLLLGLRGVLYRRRYTLQWTGMLSLAYFMHGLVAATGPASQRWLGSAEVILTIGYFGAALMVLRRGKIAHKARQKA, encoded by the coding sequence ATGGCGCAGACTGAACCAGGGGGCGACACGGCCACGCATGTCGCCTCAACACCGCTCTATCGAGTGGCAGTCGGTTGCTACATCGGTCTGATTGTTTTGCTGGGCGCCTGGCTGGTCTGGCTGGCACCGCCACCGCCCGGGCTACTCAGCCCCCTTCTGATCGTCTTTTTATTGCCGCTACTCCTCGGGCTGCGTGGCGTGCTGTATCGGCGCCGCTACACATTGCAATGGACGGGTATGCTCAGCCTTGCCTACTTTATGCACGGCCTAGTCGCTGCCACGGGTCCTGCCTCACAGCGCTGGCTTGGCAGCGCCGAGGTCATTCTGACCATCGGTTATTTTGGCGCCGCCCTCATGGTTCTGCGCCGCGGGAAGATCGCGCACAAGGCCCGCCAGAAAGCCTGA
- the wrbA gene encoding NAD(P)H:quinone oxidoreductase yields the protein MILYYSRHGATHDMARQIAHGVESIDGATALLRTVPPVSEVSEATAPAVPESGAPYATIEELGNSDGLVLGSPTRFGNMAAPLKHFLDQTSGLWISGALDGRPAAVFTSTGSLHGGQESTLLSMMLPLLHHGMYLIGLPYSEPGLSATTTGGTPYGASHLAGGDADRAVDDTESQLCRCLGARVARAARRLKHAESSDGAD from the coding sequence ATGATCCTCTATTATAGTCGCCACGGGGCCACGCATGACATGGCTCGTCAGATTGCGCACGGCGTGGAGTCGATTGACGGCGCCACGGCCCTGCTGAGAACCGTTCCGCCCGTCTCGGAGGTTAGCGAAGCAACCGCTCCCGCCGTACCCGAGTCCGGCGCGCCCTATGCCACCATTGAAGAACTCGGGAACAGTGACGGACTGGTGCTCGGCAGCCCAACCCGATTCGGCAACATGGCCGCTCCCTTAAAGCATTTTCTCGATCAGACCTCCGGGCTTTGGATCAGCGGGGCGCTCGATGGCCGACCGGCTGCCGTGTTCACCTCCACCGGCAGCCTGCATGGCGGCCAGGAATCCACCCTGTTATCGATGATGCTGCCATTGCTCCATCACGGGATGTATCTGATCGGATTGCCCTACAGCGAGCCCGGCCTCTCGGCGACCACGACGGGTGGCACACCGTACGGTGCCAGTCACCTCGCCGGTGGCGATGCAGATCGCGCCGTCGACGACACGGAATCGCAGCTCTGCCGGTGCCTGGGCGCCCGCGTTGCCCGCGCAGCCCGGCGTCTGAAACACGCAGAGTCGAGCGATGGCGCAGACTGA
- a CDS encoding acylphosphatase: MTKASIQCRRFLVQGQVQGVFYRASTQAEAAQHDLTGWVRNRDDGRVEVLACGSNAGLDALETWLHDGPPRAVVASVTSEPADDLGMSGFEII; encoded by the coding sequence ATGACGAAAGCATCCATTCAGTGTCGGCGTTTCCTCGTCCAGGGGCAGGTTCAAGGCGTTTTCTATCGGGCCAGCACGCAGGCAGAGGCCGCGCAACATGACCTGACGGGCTGGGTCCGCAATCGCGACGACGGCCGTGTGGAGGTGCTGGCCTGCGGATCGAACGCGGGCCTTGATGCGCTGGAAACCTGGTTGCATGACGGCCCACCCAGAGCCGTGGTCGCGTCGGTGACCTCGGAGCCGGCGGATGATCTCGGTATGAGCGGATTCGAGATTATTTGA
- a CDS encoding c-type cytochrome: MKITRSAALTALALLMLGLPGLATAEGDISAGRDKAYTCMGCHAVDGYRNAYPSYRVPKLGGQHAEYIVLALKAYKAGDRQHGTMQALASTLSEQDMEDIAAYFASAGQEESE; this comes from the coding sequence ATGAAGATTACGCGATCAGCGGCACTGACCGCGCTTGCCTTGCTCATGCTGGGGTTGCCTGGCCTGGCTACCGCCGAGGGGGATATCTCGGCCGGGCGGGATAAGGCGTATACCTGCATGGGCTGCCATGCCGTTGATGGGTACCGCAACGCCTATCCGTCATACCGCGTCCCGAAACTGGGTGGCCAGCATGCCGAGTACATTGTGCTGGCGCTGAAGGCCTATAAAGCCGGCGATCGCCAACACGGCACCATGCAGGCGCTCGCCTCGACGCTGAGTGAACAGGACATGGAAGATATCGCGGCGTACTTTGCCTCAGCCGGACAGGAAGAGTCGGAATGA
- a CDS encoding c-type cytochrome, producing MMRVIQNALVMIAMLMAGTVVAQPIGDREAGREKSASCVACHGEVGVSSNPEWPNLAGQHPDYIVHALQAYKSGDRQNALMNGQAADLSTEDMRDLAAYYSSQDPEVYTPARTSR from the coding sequence ATGATGCGTGTAATCCAGAATGCCCTTGTGATGATCGCCATGCTGATGGCCGGCACGGTGGTGGCACAGCCCATCGGAGACCGTGAAGCGGGGCGTGAGAAGTCAGCCTCCTGCGTGGCCTGTCACGGCGAGGTCGGTGTCTCCAGCAATCCTGAGTGGCCTAACCTGGCCGGCCAGCACCCGGACTACATCGTCCACGCTTTGCAGGCCTACAAATCGGGCGATCGACAAAACGCGCTGATGAATGGTCAGGCCGCTGACCTGAGCACGGAAGATATGCGCGATCTTGCCGCCTATTACTCCTCGCAGGATCCTGAGGTTTATACCCCCGCACGCACCAGCCGCTGA
- a CDS encoding SDR family oxidoreductase, translating into MTGKRILIAGCGRLGTRLGTALNQAGAEVHGLRRHPRHLPAGITPLAADLLADPDLSDRLPPGLDQVYYILTPQTTDDAGYKAAFVTGLTRLLEALSASGNAHARVIFVSSTGVYGQDQGEWVDEASVTEPTRFSGRRLLEAETCLRRHPGVSVVVRFAGIYGPERDSLVRRVRSGRPCTDPPPRYTNRIHEDDCIGVLRHVGQLAAPAPLYIGVDDAPCTQCEVMDWLASALGQQPPRRTPGGTQSGRRCLNQRLRASGYRFRYPSYRQGYQRLVRAGV; encoded by the coding sequence ATGACAGGCAAGCGAATACTGATCGCCGGTTGTGGGCGCCTTGGGACACGGCTTGGCACGGCATTGAACCAGGCCGGCGCGGAGGTGCATGGGCTGCGGCGCCACCCCCGGCATCTGCCTGCAGGCATTACCCCGCTAGCCGCTGACCTGCTGGCGGACCCGGATCTCAGCGACCGCCTTCCCCCCGGCCTCGATCAGGTGTACTACATCCTCACACCCCAAACCACCGACGATGCGGGTTACAAAGCCGCCTTCGTCACGGGCCTAACACGACTGCTTGAGGCCCTTTCGGCATCCGGGAATGCGCATGCCCGCGTCATTTTCGTCTCCAGTACCGGTGTCTACGGGCAGGATCAGGGCGAATGGGTCGACGAAGCCAGCGTGACCGAGCCGACCCGCTTTTCCGGCAGGCGCCTCCTTGAGGCCGAAACGTGCCTTCGGCGTCATCCCGGCGTATCCGTTGTCGTACGATTTGCCGGTATCTACGGACCAGAGCGTGACAGCCTCGTCCGCCGGGTTCGCTCGGGTCGCCCCTGCACAGACCCACCGCCGCGCTATACCAACCGAATTCACGAAGACGATTGCATTGGAGTCCTGAGGCACGTCGGACAGCTCGCCGCACCGGCCCCGCTCTATATTGGTGTGGACGACGCGCCTTGCACGCAGTGCGAAGTGATGGACTGGTTGGCATCTGCACTGGGCCAACAGCCACCCCGTCGCACGCCCGGCGGGACGCAGTCCGGTCGCCGCTGTCTTAATCAGCGCCTGCGCGCCAGCGGTTATCGATTCCGCTATCCGAGCTATCGACAGGGCTATCAGCGGCTGGTGCGTGCGGGGGTATAA
- the trmH gene encoding tRNA (guanosine(18)-2'-O)-methyltransferase TrmH, whose translation MSASRLARFKATLDQRQPDLRVLLDQVHKPHNLSAILRTCDATGVFQAHAVLPDAAFEIHRHCSAGAGQWVHMQTHADIETAIVALQAEGLAVYAAHLSPTAVDFRTVDYSAPCAILMGAERWGVSERAAALADGHITVPMAGLVESLNVSVAAAVILFEAQRQRQVAGFYDQPRLTPEVYQRTLFEWLHPRIAEHCRTRGEPYPALDEAGDPIRSPSA comes from the coding sequence GTGAGTGCCAGCCGTCTGGCTCGTTTCAAGGCGACGCTTGATCAGCGGCAGCCGGATCTTCGGGTCCTGCTCGATCAGGTGCACAAACCGCATAATTTGAGCGCCATCCTGCGTACCTGTGATGCGACGGGGGTTTTCCAGGCGCACGCGGTCTTGCCGGATGCCGCTTTCGAAATCCACCGCCACTGCTCGGCCGGGGCCGGACAGTGGGTTCACATGCAGACCCATGCGGATATTGAAACGGCGATTGTGGCGCTGCAGGCCGAGGGCCTGGCCGTGTATGCCGCGCATTTATCGCCAACGGCGGTCGATTTCCGCACCGTGGACTACTCGGCGCCTTGTGCCATTCTCATGGGCGCGGAGCGATGGGGCGTGAGTGAGCGCGCCGCGGCGCTCGCTGACGGTCACATTACCGTGCCGATGGCGGGTCTCGTGGAATCGCTGAACGTCTCGGTGGCTGCCGCCGTGATCCTGTTCGAGGCCCAGCGCCAGCGGCAGGTTGCCGGTTTCTACGACCAGCCCCGGCTTACGCCCGAGGTCTATCAGCGCACGCTGTTTGAGTGGCTGCATCCGCGTATCGCCGAGCACTGCCGCACTCGTGGTGAGCCTTATCCAGCCCTGGACGAAGCGGGCGACCCCATTCGCTCACCAAGCGCCTGA
- a CDS encoding proline--tRNA ligase — translation MRASQFPLFTSRETPADAEIVSHQLMLRAGLIEKIGAGLYTWQPLGLRVMRRVEQIVREEMDRIGAMEVLMPAVQPAELWEESGRWSLYGPELLRLTDRHERDFCIGPTHEEVITDYLRRELRSYRQLPLRYYQIQTKFRDEIRPRFGVMRAREFVMKDAYSFHLDQASLEATYADMHNAYTRIFERLGLHFRSVGADSGAIGGSVSEEFMVLADSGEDEIASCTACGYAANTELATSRPVAPTADTPLPAEERETPDVHTVAEQCAYLDISPMQVVKSVVVMADETPAVLFIAGDDELNLVKVAHALDAEDVRLAEPDEALAATGVPRGFIGPKGLPEGLTQRVDHRAAALVNFSSGAGRADWHWINLNWDRDLPLPPCADLRTAAAGEGCPCCDEGHLVIDRGIEVGHIFQLGTKYSESMDARVLDEDGHKQPLIMGCYGIGVSRVVAAAIEQNHDDQGIIWPAPLAPFDVAIVTIGADRSPDVAETAERLYSELRAAGYDPLLDDRDARPGVKFADIELIGIPHRLVVGARGLENGAVEYRDRTQPENEQLPVADLPQALGERMGSPASSRAG, via the coding sequence CGCCGGGTCGAGCAGATCGTCCGCGAGGAGATGGACCGCATTGGCGCAATGGAAGTCCTCATGCCCGCGGTGCAGCCGGCCGAGCTGTGGGAGGAATCCGGGCGCTGGTCACTTTATGGACCGGAACTGCTGCGACTGACAGACCGTCATGAACGCGACTTCTGCATTGGGCCAACGCACGAAGAGGTGATCACGGATTACCTGCGTCGGGAGCTCCGAAGCTACCGGCAGCTGCCGCTGAGGTATTACCAGATCCAGACCAAGTTCCGCGACGAGATCCGTCCGCGCTTTGGTGTCATGCGGGCGCGGGAATTCGTGATGAAAGACGCCTATTCCTTCCACCTGGACCAGGCGTCACTGGAAGCCACCTACGCGGACATGCACAACGCCTACACCCGGATTTTTGAGCGCCTCGGCCTGCACTTTCGATCAGTGGGCGCCGACAGCGGCGCGATTGGTGGCAGCGTTTCCGAGGAGTTCATGGTCCTTGCCGACTCGGGCGAGGACGAGATTGCGAGTTGCACAGCCTGCGGCTATGCAGCGAATACGGAGCTGGCGACCAGCCGGCCAGTCGCCCCCACCGCGGACACCCCCTTGCCAGCGGAGGAGCGCGAGACACCCGATGTGCACACCGTCGCCGAGCAGTGCGCCTACCTCGACATCAGCCCCATGCAGGTGGTCAAGAGCGTTGTCGTGATGGCCGATGAGACACCCGCGGTGCTCTTTATCGCCGGCGACGACGAACTCAACCTGGTCAAGGTGGCGCATGCGCTCGATGCCGAGGATGTCCGACTGGCAGAGCCCGATGAGGCCCTGGCCGCAACCGGCGTGCCTCGGGGGTTCATTGGCCCCAAGGGCCTGCCCGAAGGTCTCACTCAGCGGGTCGACCACCGTGCGGCCGCACTGGTGAACTTCTCTAGTGGCGCCGGCCGCGCTGACTGGCACTGGATCAATCTGAACTGGGATCGGGATCTCCCGCTACCGCCTTGCGCCGACCTGCGCACGGCGGCTGCAGGCGAAGGCTGCCCATGCTGCGATGAGGGCCATCTCGTGATCGATCGCGGCATTGAGGTTGGCCACATCTTTCAGCTTGGTACCAAGTACAGCGAGTCGATGGACGCCCGGGTGCTCGACGAGGACGGCCATAAACAGCCTCTGATTATGGGCTGTTACGGCATCGGCGTCTCCCGTGTCGTTGCGGCTGCCATTGAGCAAAACCACGACGACCAGGGCATTATCTGGCCCGCGCCCCTCGCCCCCTTTGACGTGGCGATTGTCACGATCGGCGCAGACCGCTCGCCAGACGTCGCGGAGACGGCTGAACGGCTCTACAGCGAGCTTCGCGCAGCCGGGTATGACCCACTGCTGGACGACCGCGATGCCCGGCCCGGGGTTAAGTTTGCGGACATCGAACTGATCGGCATTCCCCATCGCCTCGTGGTCGGCGCCCGAGGCCTGGAGAACGGGGCGGTGGAGTACCGCGACCGCACCCAACCGGAGAACGAACAACTCCCAGTCGCTGACCTCCCTCAGGCGCTTGGTGAGCGAATGGGGTCGCCCGCTTCGTCCAGGGCTGGATAA